From Deinococcus sp. LM3:
AGTTCCAGGCGTTCACGCAGCCCTTTATGCCTGGCAGCGACAGCGAGTGGATTGAAGATCTCCGGGCGCAGTGCCAGCAGCGGGCCATCACGCTAGGCCTGGCCCTCGCCGCCGCCTCTGAAGCCGACGCCCCTACCGTGTACCGCCAGGTCCTGCACCTCGATCCCTGGAATGACCCCGCGCACCAGGGCCTCATTCATTCCCTGCTCGACACCGACCGGCAGGCCGAGGCCGAACACGCACTCCGTGCGTACCGCCGCCTCCTTCAGGATGAATTCGGAACGGCGCCCCCACCGGCATTCCTGCTTCGTCTCCAGCGCCGCGGCCTGCCCAGCGCTTGACCGCCGGCCCCAGAGACGCCGTCAGGGTGACCAGCAGGGTCACCCGACCATCAACCCTGCTCGCAGAGCCGCTCAGGCGGCAGGAGTATGAAAGCCCCGGCAGCGGTTTCTAGGTTCGCCCCGGAGCCAGCAGGACGCCCCAGGACTCTCCATCCACCTGCTGGCTCTTCGGGTCCCCGCCCCGAGCAATTACCCTGCCGTGTTAGTTGAGCAGTCAGCACCGGGGTTCCCTGCCCGACCGGCAGCCCGATTCCCCGGCAGTTCCCCGGCGCGGTTGCAGACTGACGGCATGTCCCGCTCCCTGACCTGCCTGCTCATCGCCGCCATTTCCCTCGTCTCCTGCGGCTCTGTCACTCCATCTGCCCCCGCGACGTTAAAACCACTCGAAGACTGCCCGTCCTGCGGCCTGCTGCCCATCACGGTCAGCGTGAACGAATTCTGGGGCTGGTCCAGCGAGCAGCAGGCGCCACAAATCTGGAACTACGGCGCTGAGCGCCAGAGGGAGCACAGACGCGAGGTGTTCGTGCTGCCTACCGCTGACGTCGCGTTCACGAACGCGGGGCAGGTGTGGATGGACCGCCCACTGGGGTGCCTGAACACGTTCAATCCCTTCGAACTGGATGCCGTCACTGCCCCCATCCTGCGCGTCACCGCTGCGGTCGCCGCGGCCTCTCTCACGGACCGCCGCGCAGCGGACAGCCTCTGCCTGAATACGTTCGGCCCCGGTTGGACGGCACTCACCAGCGCGGGCAGCGAACTGCTCACCGAGCAGGCAGGTTTCTGGGTGACCGGCTCCCGCCCGGTCGAGGAGGGGATCGCGTGGTAGTGGATTTCGCCGACGCCCACTGGCCGCACCTTCAGCAGACCGTGACACGCCTGCTGGACGACATGCGGACCGTCGTGACCACCCAGCCACTGACGAGCACGTGGACACCGGACCAGGTCACGCAGGCGCAGGCACTTCTCGAGGATCTGGGCGGTGACTGGCACGCCCACCGGATCCGTCAGGGCACCCTGACGCATCTGTCTGAGCTGAGCGGCGCCATGACCGTCGCCGGCTGCACGGTGATGCGGGCGAACATCGAGGCCATCCGAGGCCACCTGCTCCTGATTCTGGAGGACACAGCGGCTGCCCTTCACAGCAAGGGCACGGACCTCCTGACCTGAGAGGGCTAGGTCAACAGGCGCACGAGGATCTCGCCCGCCTGCACCTCATCCCGGGCCCATACCCTGAGCCTGACGGACGCGTCACGGTCACGCCCAGCTGACCCTGCCGGCAGGCCTGACGGAAGGGACCGCCCGGCTGCCCCTACTGCTCGCCGTTGACGGGTGATCCGGCGCGGCCTGTACGTCCAGACTGTCTACGCCCATTGGCAGCCGTTCTGGAAGTCATCGGAACACTTCTACGGGAGTTGGTGAGATCGCTCAGCGGGAGTTCAGCCCACCTGCGTGACGGCATCAACAGGCTGATGCCGTCATATACAAACTTCCCAGAAACTGCCGGATGCTGAGCCTCTGGCTACCGACCTGTTCAGGCCTCGTGAGCGGAAATGTGCTCCTTGTCGGGGAAGCACAGACTGAGCCCACTCTCCCCACCGGCGATGAGGCCCCAAGCATCTTCGAGAAATTGGAGAGCGGTGATTCTGCCAGCACTGGCGGGGAAGAGATTCAGAAGATGTCCGTCCTCCGTTTCCCAGATGCCGACCATTCCGTTGGCGAAGCCGACAGCCAGCATCTCACCTTCGGGACTGAACGAGACACGGTCCGCGTAACGGCCACTGAATTCGAAGCGGTGTAACTCCAAGCCCGTCTCGACAGACCATAGGCGCGCCGTCCGATCCTCCGACGCAGATAGCAGAAACCGTCCGTCCGGGCTGAACGTGACGTCGTTGCACCAGCCATCGTGCCTGAAGGTACGGACCTTCTTACCTTTCGGCAGGCTCAGAAGGTGGATCTCGTTGTCCAGGGAGGCGAGGGCCAGCAGTTGCCCGCCGGGATGGAGAGCGAATCTACGGACGTTCTGATCAGGTGTGCTCCAGCTCCACAGCGTGTCGCCGTCATCGGTGTCGATCAGCATGACCTGATGTTCGCCGACGACGAGCAGGTGGTCGTCGGAGATGAACTGCGTGCCGATGACCGAGACACCGTCCAGCTCCAGCTCACTGTGAATGATGGTTTCCTCCTGCAGGTCTTCCAGAATCAGCAGAGGGCTCCTGCCACGGGCGCAGCAGTACAGGTCATCGGTGGGATGTGCCTCCAGATGCTTGATGTCACCGGCATAGAAGTCCAGGGTGACCGCTTCGAGTTGCTCGTCATCCATGGGCCAGAGGGCCAGCTGCCGTCCCGTGTTGGCCAGGATGGATCCATCGGGCGTATAAAGGGCGCTGTTCACGCGTTCATCCGTGAGTTCTACCACCAGAATGTCGTCGAACCACGTTGCGTCATCGTGGTCTGACTCCTGAACGGTTCGGGCTGGAACTTGAGGCGAGGACTGTGCTGGCGGCGCGGCCGATGTCGACGGTTGAGCAGTCTTGTCGGGATACTGCGCGGGTTCGAGGACGTTGATTTTCAGCAGTGCTGAAACGCTCTGGGCCAGAAGAAGGGCCTGCTCGAACTGTGAGTCACTGAGCGTTCCTTGCCGCTCCTGCTGTTCGCACAGGGCGACGGCCTGATCCAGGCGAAACCGTGTGCGCTCCAGGACGCTGTGCAATTCACGCATCCGGCTGATCACGGCCTGCTGAAGGGCCATACGCAGGGACACCTGCGCGCGGAATTCCTTGACTCCCGCTTCGAATTCATGCGCGGCTGTCAGGGCCTGTTCGCCCTTCTTGGCGACCGTGAAGCCAGCGACGACCAGGGCAGGTGCCGCAGCCAAACCGCCGAGGACGACGGTCCCGAGTGCCATGCCGCCGCCCCCGGCTGCCAGTGAACCTCCCCCCAGCCAGGCCAGGGTGGCGTTGGTTGCAGCTGCGCCGGAGAGTCCACTGATTGCCGTGCCGGTGCTGGCGGCGCCGACTGTGCCGACCAGTACTCCGGCTCCTTGCGCCGCGCCGATGCCAACGCTGCCGGCTGTCATGGCAGCGTTGGTCAGGTTCAGGACCAAGTGAGCTGTCTGTTTAATCTCTTTGAAGCTGGCTTCCGGCATGTGAAACCTGACTGCGAACTCCTTGTCAGTCAGGTTCATGCGGGCCTCCTGTCGCTCGTACAGCTGCGCGAACCGGACCAGTGAGACGGTCTGGACATTCTGCCGGTGTTCCGCGAAATGCGCGGCGACCGCGCTGAAGTGCGCATCCGAGGCGTCCATGTGGCGTTTCGTTGCTTCACCCAGCTGCTTGGCTCGCTCCGCAATAGTTTTGGCATCGCCGAAGTGACCGACACCCTGGCCCAGTTTCCGAAGTCCCGCGGTGCCGGCCAAGCCCGCGCCGGCCAGGAGGAGGAGGGGTAACGGCATCTCAGAGCTCCATGACAAACCCGGACGTTCGGGTCAGGTGCCGGATTTCCGCGAGGCTCTTGAACGGCGAAGACTGCGCCAGAGTGACGAGGGCGTCGAGGGTGGCACTCATACCCTGCGTATCACCCTCACGCTGTGCGTGATCGAGGACCCGGAAGAGCCGATCGAACTGAACTTTCCGTTCGTCGAAGGCCTTGTCCATGTACACGGTAATGGCCTCGCGCGCCAATTCCAATTCAGTCAGATCGCGTGACAGATCAGCGGCGATCTGCGCGCGCTTTGTGGTTTCCTGCTCTCTGGTCTGGTAGTAGTCGACCACGCTCTTGACGACCTGCGCCGTGACAGCGACAGGCGTTGCTGTGCTGCCTGTGGAGTTCATGGCTTTGCCGAGTTTGTGCGATGTGGTGGCGGTCTCGATCAAACCTGTATCCCGGCAGTGCTGGAAGAGTCGCTGGGCTCTGGTCTTGATGTCGTTGGTGAGGGCTTCAGAGTGCGAGTGAGTCATGGGGGCTCCCGGTTGACGCGAAGGATGCGACATTGTCCAGGGCCAGTTCTGACTTAACAGTCACATGGCCTCGTAGCTAAGGTCTTCATGTTTCATGCTTTCCCTGTAAGCGGCGTCCATACCGGCCTATGCACGACAGCAGGTCCACGTCCGCCTCCACCGCCCGGCGCAGCACCTTGCCCCACAGGCCCGACTCGTAGTGATACGGACTCGGATTGAATGGGCTGCAAAGCCCGTTCAATCCGAGCGGATGCGAGCAGGAGAGAAACGGGTTCTGGACGTGGCGCCAGCAATCCGGTGAAGTTCCGGATTGTTGGCGAAACAAACGGAATCCGTATGAGTCTGCAGCAGGCTCATGCCGTACTCGTGCAGGCGACCCTTTCCGTCATGCGCCGCACCTCACCGTCCGCCGCGCCGGGCGCCGCCTCGATGCCGTCACTGAACGCCGAGGCCAACTCCACGTGCGAGGCCGGGCAGCGGAACGTCACGGTCAGCGGGAGGGTCACCGCGTCGAACACCTGCGCCGCCCGGTCGAGTCCGCCCCGGTCCGCGCCGCTGAACCCGTAGATCGCCTGGGAGTCATCACCCACGAACACCACGCGCCCCCGGCGACCCACGACGTGCCGGACCAGCCGGTGCTGAAGGCGGGAGAAGTCCTGCGCTTCATCCACGAGTGCCACGTCCAGGGACTCGAAGCCGTACCCCAACTTCAGCGGGAGGTACAGCATGTCGTCGTAATCGAAGTGACCCCGCTCGCGGAAATCTGCGAGCGCCCGGTCCTGCACCGCCCGCACCGCACCGACCACGTCCAGGCTGTCCGGGAATTCGAACTCCTGCTCCGCCGCGAGAGAGAGGACGGCCTCGGCCGAGTTGGCGATGTGCACCATCGACAGACGCACCAGGGTCATCAGGGATTTCGCCACGCCGCGCGAGTACACGCCCGCTTCCTTGAGAACCGACTTCACGATGTTCAGTCGCTTCCACTCCACGAAGGTCGCCTGCACCGGGCAGTGCTCCTTCACGAGTCGCCGACCGAACGCATGGAAGGTGGACACCTGCACGTCCCTCGGGAGGGCGCCGCGTAACTCCTGCGCGATCGACCGGTTGAGTGCGAACGCCCCGACATCCAACCCGCCCGGCAACACCTGCGCGACCGTCCGCAGGACCGTCGACTTCCCACTCCCCGCCGTCGCGACGACCATCACGTTCCGCGCCGAATTGACGACGTGATGAATGACGTTGAGTTGCTGCGGCGTGAACCGACCCAGCGCCACGCGGACCTGCTCCGCGTCCACCCCCGGACGAAGTGAGCGAACCACGGCGCCCGGATCGAACGTCACCCCACCCAACACGCCCGCGTGAATGTCACCCACCCCGAACAGCGCTCCCGGTTCCACGATTCCTGTCATGCCCCCCCCCGGCCGCGCGAAGCGCGGTGACTGGTCGGGTGATCTTCCACGTCCCCCCGCTCCGCCGCAGAGCCCATGCCAGGAACGCACGTTCCTCAGTTCCGCCGCAGACCCCAGAGCAGACCACCCGCCTTGCCCCCCCAGGTCACCCGCGCCACCGGACACCAACCGCCCACCGCAGACCTCACCCGGAAGTGCCCGCCGCTCACACCACCCGCCGCGCCGCGCCGACCCCCACACCCACCCGCGCCGCACCCCGGAAGACCCACGTACCCCACTGCGAGAGCTCCTGCCAAAGCACCCCACAGACCCGGCCAGGACGGGGCAAGATGACCTGCCAGCGCCCAGGAGGCCCAGAAGTTCCCAGGTACCCTTACTCTCCGAGAGATTCAGGCTTTATACGAGAAGATGGGAGGGTAGCCGCCCCGCCCCTCAATCTAATGTCTTAAAACAGGGTGGGTAGGGCATCTAATATACGAGCGTGGGGATTGGCCGGTCCTGGCACAGATGGGCCGGAAGTGCCCTGGTCACCCGTGTTCCCAACCCGCGATCTGGCACGTTCCGACGCCTAACCCAGGGAGGTCGTCAGACGATTGGCCGAGTCCGGAATGCGCCTTCGGAGGACGTGTCGGACTACTCCGGCTGACCTCGTTCCGGTCTCCTGCCGCGCCGTCATCTGCGGGTGTCCGAGCAACCTGAACCACTCCGCTGCGACGCCGGATCAAAGCGCGCTGGATCAGGTCAGTCTGGGCAACGTATCTATCCTGAATGTGCAGGTTCACAGGTGTCCGTCCAGGGTCACTCATCCCCGTATCCCGAACCACTATCTGGCACCCCTGACTGTCGAGAACACAACGTCGGCACACGCAGGTTTGCCGAGGGTAGAAGGCACCTTCGAGGAACGTTCCGGATCACTCTGACGCACGCCTGATAGTGCTGTTCCGACGCCGGGTGTTGCCGCTGTTTTCGTGGGTCGCGCGGACCTCGAATCCGCACGTCCGAAACCCTGCATTTCAGACCTCTGATTGGCTTCTTCGCCGTCCTGTCTGCGCGTGTACCCAGAACGTTCTGCGCTCCGTATTCCGGAGTCGTTTCACGCAGATTGACCAAGGGTAGAACGCACTTCCGGGGAACGCGCCGCATCACTCTGACGCTCGCCGGATCTATGGTTCCGAAGCCGGGTGTCGCCGTTGTTTTCGTGAGTCGTGCCGACTCTGAATCCGCACGTTTACCACCCTGCATTCCTGATACCTGAATCTTTCCAGAACCAGGCTGTCAGCTGTCACGACGGGCGTGGCTGCCGAGTGGATGATCCGGGTGCCGGATTGACTGCCCTGCACTGGCAGATGCGCGCCTCCGTGGGGACACGCATCGTCTGCCTTGGTAGTTGCTTTGGTAGTGGTCACGGTACGCCCAGCGACCACCCCGGAGAGGTCATCATTCGCCACGCGGGGGCATTCCATGTCTGGACGAAATCGAGTGCCTGACCCTCTCGCCGTCCGCGCGGAACATCAGCGTTGATCGTTACGCCATATGTCCATCGTCAGGGCAGGTGGCACGCCCAGAACTGGACAGCTCAGGCGACTGTGAACCCGCCTGGACGGCACGCCCAGACTCCCCAACGGGTGAGCGGAGCAGCTGCACATCCGGCGCACGTCATGACGGTTCAGCGGCCCCCCGATCTCGCCGCGTAGGGGACCGCAACAATCAACCGGAACGGTCCATGAGCGACCGCTCCGATGGTGTGCCCACCCTGACCAGGGTCGCAGTGTGACGGTGCGTCCGGGGCGAGTGGAGCAGGTGAAGATCAGGCTCGTTTCCGACTCGCTTCGCACGCCGAAGTTGAGCCGGCCGATCACGTTCATCCGGGTCTGGTTGACCTCGTCCATTGAGCCGCCGCGACTGCCGGAGATGAACACGTCCTCTGGTTCTCTGAATTGCCGATACAGCCCAGCGCGGTCGGCGTCAATGCACAGCTGCTCTGGCCGTTCGGTGCGCCTGTCAAACCCGAACTCCAGGAGAACCGAGCAGACCAGTCCCGCTGCCAGAAATCAGGGTGGCGACCAGGGGTGCATGGACGGGGAATGTGATGGGCTCATGGGGTCTGCACCCCTTCTGTCGGAAGGGCGCAACAGAAGCCCGGAGGCGCGATCTGCACCTCCGGGCAGGACGGTCTGACAGGCGCTCCAGGTGATCAAGGAGACGGGAGGGCACGCCACCACTCGCTCAGGATGACCTGCCCCTTGAGGCCTTCTTCCTCCCGCATGATCTTCTCGATGGTCGGGACGCGGTTGTGATTGGCCGTTCCCCAGATGGTCTGCAGGTAGTCTTGCTGCCCGAAACTTTCGAACTTCGACTGCACGTGTTCCAGCTTGTAACTGCCGCTGTCGTACTCGAATGCGATGGGTCCGTAGGGGCTCTGGAACACCGCGTCCGGATCATCCCGCGCGACGCGCTTGCGAGTATTCACCATGAATTTCTCGTCGGCCGGGACGTTCATGATGCGGCGCATCTCGCCTGTTCCGGCGTAATGGGCGAGGACGTTATCGTCCACGCGCTGAAGGGCCGCGCCTATAAGGTAGAAGCGCGTCTTGATTTCCAGGCTGACGCGACCGTGGACGGGACGCATGATCGCCTCGACGTACCGGACGTTCTTCAGGTCGTTCGGTGACAGGAAGTAGTGCCGGCGCAGCTGCTCGGCACTGATGACGCG
This genomic window contains:
- a CDS encoding UvrD-helicase domain-containing protein — encoded protein: MTGIVEPGALFGVGDIHAGVLGGVTFDPGAVVRSLRPGVDAEQVRVALGRFTPQQLNVIHHVVNSARNVMVVATAGSGKSTVLRTVAQVLPGGLDVGAFALNRSIAQELRGALPRDVQVSTFHAFGRRLVKEHCPVQATFVEWKRLNIVKSVLKEAGVYSRGVAKSLMTLVRLSMVHIANSAEAVLSLAAEQEFEFPDSLDVVGAVRAVQDRALADFRERGHFDYDDMLYLPLKLGYGFESLDVALVDEAQDFSRLQHRLVRHVVGRRGRVVFVGDDSQAIYGFSGADRGGLDRAAQVFDAVTLPLTVTFRCPASHVELASAFSDGIEAAPGAADGEVRRMTERVACTSTA